TATCCAACATTTTCTCCAAATGGGAAATAACGACTTAAAAATTATCTTTTGTCAAATTACAATTATTTTTTGAATAAATATAATAATTATATGATTAGCCGAGAATTAATTAATGCACGTTCCCGGTAAGTTTCCTAATTAAAGGGGTTACAATCAGTGCCAGTACACCAGCTCCGATAATGAATATTGTTATAAATTGAAAAATATCTGGTAATAGCGAAGGATTGGCTTCAATTGCTTTCTCATCAAATTCACCGGCTACCAGTCCGGCAATTAGGTTCCCAAAAGCAACAGACATAAACCATGCTCCCATCATTTGACCCACTAACCTTTTAGGAGCTAATTTGGTAACAGCACTTAAGCCAACTGGACTTAAGAAAAGTTCACCAGTTGTATGCAATAAATAGGTTATTAGCAACCAAGTTGGTAAAACTGTATCAGACGAAACTACAAGAAGTGCAGCACCAATCATTACGGCAAATCCAAGACCTAAGAAAATTAGTCCGAAGGCAAATTTAAGTGGAATGCTAGGATTTAAATTCCTTTTAGCGAGCTGAATCCAAAGCCATCCAAAAACCGGTGATAGAATAATAATAAACATTGGATTAGCACTTTGTAACGCACTAGCTGGCATTAGCCAATCCCCTATCATTCTATCAGTATAGCGAGAAGCAAATAAGTTTAATGAAGATCCTGCCTGTTCAAATCCTGACCAAAAAATAGCAGAAAACACTAATAATATTGCAATAGCACCTATCTTCTTCTTTTCATCTTTATTCAATCCAGCGAATAAGAAAATTGCTACAAAAAATAGTATTAAGGTAGCTGCAACTACATAAGAAGCAACATTCGCGACACTTACAACATCTACATCTATATAACCTAGAGTTGTTAGTAAAACTAGAACAACAAGCCCTGCTAAAAATGCAAATATTCCCAATTTAACCTTTTTCCTAAAAGAAATTTGTTTTTCATTTGCAGGATCAAAACCCTCAGGTTTAAGTCCAATATTACCAAGGTATTTGGAAGAAGCTCTATATTGAATAACACCCAACAGCATACCAAAACCTGCTGCTGCAAAGCCATAATGCCAATTCACACTTTCGCCTAAATAACCAGTAATCAAAGGAGCAATGAAAGCACCTAGATTTATACCCATATAAAAAACAGAAAAACCGGCATCTCTTCTGGCCGGTTCATCGTCTTTGTACAGTCCTCCGACAATACTACTAATATTTGGTTTTAATAGGCCTGTGCCTATCACAATTAAAATCAAACCAATAAAAAAGAACTCAGTTGTAGGAATAGCCATTGCAAAATGCCCACAAGCTATTATAATTCCTCCATACCAGACTGCCTTTTGCAGGCCGAAAAAACGGTCAGCTAACCAGCCACCAGGCAAAGCCAATAAGTAAACAAACATGGTATATAAGCCGTAGATTGCGGTTGCGGATTTATCATCTAAACCTAGCCCCCCAGTCTCTATAGATGCTACCATAAAAAGGACCAATAAGGCACGCATTCCATAATAACTAAAGCGTTCCCAAAATTCAGTAAAGAACAAAGTTGCTAAACCTCTCGGATGGCCAAAAAAAGTTTTTTCGGAATTCATATTATCTATAAGTTTACTTTATCTTAAAAATCGAAATGCTAAATCTAATACGGGCTTTCCATTAAAACAAATAGAATATGAAAATCGGCCTTATTTTCGATAGAAAGTGTATTTTATACACTATCTAAACATTTGTAAATGATTTAAAAATTACTTTTTAAGCAAAGTAAATTCTTTAACTTTGCGAACCTAACCATGTTATACCTAGCAAAAACATACAAGAATGAAGGAATTTGGATTGAAATCCGCTAAATCCGGTTTAGAAGCACTGGGTTTAAAGAATGTAGCAGAGGCCTATTGGAACCTAAGCCCTGCCGAATTAACTGAGCACGCCCTAACCAATAAAGAAGGTGTATTGACAGATACGGGTGCTTTGATGTGTGATACCGGAAAATTTACTGGTCGTTCGCCAAAAGACAAGTTCATCGTAAAAGATGACAGAACGAAAGATACTGTGTGGTGGGGAGATATTAACATTCCATTTGATCCTGATAAATTTGATGCACTTCATGATAAAATGCTCAAATTCCTTGAGAATAAGAAAGTCTATGTAAGAGATGCATATGCTGGTGCTGATAAGACGTATAGATTAAATTTACGAGTGGTAAATACCCAAGCCTGGCACAACCTTTTTTGCTACAATATGTTCCTAAGGCCTGAAAAATATAAACTGGAATCATTCGAACCAACCTTCACTATTATTAATGCCCCCGAGTTTGAAGCTGATCCAGAAATAGACGGAACCCGCCAGAAAAACTTTGCTATCATTAATTTTAGCAAGAATATAATTCTAATTGGTGGAACTGGCTATGCCGGAGAAATGAAAAAGGGAATTTTCTCTGTTCTAAATTATACGCTTCCGACTGACCACAAAGTGCTTTCGATGCATTGTTCAGCAAATATGAGCGAGAAAGCAGATGGTGACACTGCCATTTTCTTCGGATTATCAGGTACTGGAAAAACCACTTTATCTGCAGATGAGAACAGAGGCTTAATTGGCGATGATGAGCATGGATGGACCGAGAATGGAGTTTTCAATTTTGAAGGTGGATGTTATGCCAAGACTATTGATTTAACAGAAGAAAAAGAACCACAAATCTACAGAGCCATCAAATTTGGGGCAATTGTTGAGAATACTCGATTTTTTCCAGGAACGAGAACTGTAGATTATGAGAATACAGAAGTGACTCAGAATACCAGAACGGCTTATCCTATTCATCATATTGATAACTCCGTTTCTCCGTCAATCGGAGGAATTCCTAAAAATATATTCTTCTTAACTTGTGATGCCTACGGAGTTTTACCTCCAATATCTAAGCTTTCTAAGGGCCAGGCTATGTACCACTTTATTTCTGGCTATACTGCAAAAGTAGCGGGTACTGAGGCGGGTGTTACAGAACCGCAAACCGTTTTCAGTGCTTGTTTTGGAGCGCCTTTTCTTCCGCTGCATCCTACTCAATATGCAGAAATGCTAGGTAAGAAAATGGATGAGCAGAAAGTTACCGTTTGGATGATCAATACGGGTTGGTCCGGTGGTCCATATGGTGTGGGTTCGAGAATGAAACTGAAGTATACTCGGGCTATGATCACTGCTGCTTTAAATGGCGGCTTAGATGAGGTGGGGTATAGAAACCACTCCATCTTTGGATGTGCTATTCCTGCTACATGTCCTGACGTTCCTTCAGAGGTATTAAGCCCTAGAGAAACGTGGAAAAATGATAAAGGCTATTATGAAATGGCCAACAAACTAGCAAATGAATTCAACGGGAATTTCAAGAAGTTTGAAGATTTTGCCAATGATGAGATTATGGCGGGAGCCCCAAAACCTAATTTATCGAAAGTATAAGATAGCTTTTTTCAGTTAAGTTAAATTTACTGCCGTGGGAATACCTTCTCATGGCAGTTTTTTTTACGAAAAATCAAATTCTATAGGACTAAAGTTTTTGAATGTAAATCATTTGTTAAGTTTGTCGCTAAACGCAAATTCCACAATAAATGCAAATAGACCAAAATATACTATTTCCAGTAATGGGCGAATGGTTAAAGTCCAGCAACAGTACTTTATTAGATTTCTCCAATCAGAATACTGATTTACTTGAGCTTGATCTTCAGTCCACCCCAGCTTTTAATAAATATGTTTTTGGATTTTTAGAGAAAAAGGAGAAAAGGTACGGATACGGTGGCTATTTGGAAAACCGTATGATCTACCAAAGAAGCACTCATTTCCAACAAGGAGAGTCTAGATGCATGCATTTGGGTATAGACGTTTGGGCAGAGGCATTTCATCACCTATATGCACCTTTGGACTCAATAGTTCATAGCTTTGCCGACAATAATAACTTTGGAGACTATGGACCCACCATTATCCTCCAGCATGAATTAAACGGTAAACATTTCTATACGCTTTATGGACACCTAAGTATGAAGAGCCTGAAAAACTTAAAGAAAGGTGATGAAATCAAAAAAGGACAAAAATTTAGTGAACTAGGTCCTTATCCTGAAAATGGAGATTGGCCACCACATTTGCATTTTCAATTGATAAGAGATATGGCAGATAAATCTGGAGACTTTCCAGGTGTTTGTGCGCCTTCCGAACTTGAAGAATTCAAAAAAGTATGTCCCGATCCTAATGTCTTTATTTTAAAAACTTCTTCATGATAGAAATTAAAAATTCCCGGCTCATTAGCGGGAATTTAATCTATTTCATATTCACTACGACCTTTCCTTTTGTGTGCCCTCTTTGAACATCTCGTAGGGCCGTTACTACTTTCAAAAAGGAGTATTCTTTATCAATTACAGCTGAAATGTAATTACTTTCGATCAACTCTTTAATATCGTTTAATTGAGCGCCATCCGCATGCATCATGATAAATTTATAAATGGCCTTTTTCTCTTTTGCCAGCTTGTCAATTTTATAGCGTTTAAGCTTTAGAGCAAAACGAATCAATCCGTTTAAACCCAAATTTTTGGCAGTTTCATCATCTGGATCTCCAGCAATACTAACTACTCTCCCACCAGTCTTGAGAATTTTGAATGCGTCTTTTGTATACTCCCCGCCTAAGGTATCATATACAATATCTACATCTTTAGCGATCTCAAGGTAATTTTCCTTTTTATAATCAATCACTCTATCGGCACCTAAATCTTTGACCCAATCAACATTTTTTGTGCTAGTGGTAGTGTACACATAAGCTCCTCTGGCTTTAGCATATTGTATGGCGAAAGTACCTACTCCACCTGAACCAGCATGAATCAGTACCTTTTCTCCCTCTTTCAGCTTTGCTTTTTCAAATGATTGTACTGTTGTTAAACCAACCAAAGGAATACTAGCTGCCTCTATATAGGAGAAATTTGATGGCTTTTGACAAACGGCCTGATGGTCTACGGCAATCATTTCCGCAAACGTCCCTGGAGCAGCCGTAGGTACTCTTGCAAAAACTTCATCTCCAAAATTGAAGTCCATTACTTTCTCCCCTTTATCTATAATTTTACCAGCAACATCAAACCCTATAGGAGCAGGAAAGGACAGTTTACTAATATTTTTCATTGCTCCTTCAATGATTTTATGATCTATGGGATTAATGCTCGCAGCATGTATCTCAATTAAAACCTGGTGATCATTAACCTTTGGCTTATCTATTTCTCTAAATTCAACGTTTTTTGCTATTTCACCATAGCCAGTAATCTGTAATGCTTTCATTTCGTCTGTCTATTTTTCTCTTCAACTAGACATTGAAAACGGACAGGAGTCAAAAGGTTGAGAATTTCTCTAGAAAGCTATTTCACTTGCTGTAAAATCCAATCACTAATCAATTCTAAAGCTTCGGGAGCAATAGTTTGTTCTATATTAGCATATTCACTAGGAGCTCCGGTTTCAGCTTCTTGGAAAAGATGATTCAATTTTTCTAGCTTCTTTACAGTATATTGAGAATTCCCTCCAGCTTTTAGTGCCTTTTCAATAGCCTCCAAATTCACTTTTGCTGGCACTTGCAAATCTTTCTCTCCAATTACCGCCAATACGGGACAATCTACCTTTTTTAAAGCTTCTGCAGGATCATACTTTAAGAAATACATCATCCAAGGGCTTGTCAGCTGAGCCAAAATCTGATCTACAAAAATTTGTTCTGTCAATCCATTTGCTGTTGCTAACTCAGGATTCTTAGCTACTGACTCCTCCAGGTATTTTCGAAGATCCTGTTTGACTGTTTCATCATTGCTATTGTTTACTACTGCTGCATAAGCACCTCTATTAAAATCTCTTGCTTTCTTTAATTCTACCTCCTTCATTCCAGCTGCTCTACCAATCAATTCACTCTGTCTTACAAGCAGTTCATCGCCCCTAATTCCTGTGCCTGCCATCAAAACAATAAAATCTACATCCTCAGACTCTGCCGCCAACATTGGGGCGATAATACCACCTTCGCTATGACCAATTAATCCAATGCTCCGTATTTGCATTTGAGACTTTAAATAGTCAACTGCTGCAGCCACATCGGTCTTAAAATCTGCAGAAGTAGCGGCACTAAAATCCCCTTCTGATTCAGCTGTACCCCTATCATCAAATCGTAATACAGCAATTCCTTGCCTCGTTAAATGATCAGATAATACTAAAAACGGTTTATGACCTAATAAAGCTTCATTTCTGTCTTGTGGACCACTCCCACTTATTAAAACCACTGCAGGAAAAGTATCTCCTTCGGAAGGCATTGTTAAGGTTCCGGCTAACTTA
This is a stretch of genomic DNA from Marivirga harenae. It encodes these proteins:
- a CDS encoding peptide MFS transporter: MNSEKTFFGHPRGLATLFFTEFWERFSYYGMRALLVLFMVASIETGGLGLDDKSATAIYGLYTMFVYLLALPGGWLADRFFGLQKAVWYGGIIIACGHFAMAIPTTEFFFIGLILIVIGTGLLKPNISSIVGGLYKDDEPARRDAGFSVFYMGINLGAFIAPLITGYLGESVNWHYGFAAAGFGMLLGVIQYRASSKYLGNIGLKPEGFDPANEKQISFRKKVKLGIFAFLAGLVVLVLLTTLGYIDVDVVSVANVASYVVAATLILFFVAIFLFAGLNKDEKKKIGAIAILLVFSAIFWSGFEQAGSSLNLFASRYTDRMIGDWLMPASALQSANPMFIIILSPVFGWLWIQLAKRNLNPSIPLKFAFGLIFLGLGFAVMIGAALLVVSSDTVLPTWLLITYLLHTTGELFLSPVGLSAVTKLAPKRLVGQMMGAWFMSVAFGNLIAGLVAGEFDEKAIEANPSLLPDIFQFITIFIIGAGVLALIVTPLIRKLTGNVH
- the pckA gene encoding phosphoenolpyruvate carboxykinase (ATP), giving the protein MKEFGLKSAKSGLEALGLKNVAEAYWNLSPAELTEHALTNKEGVLTDTGALMCDTGKFTGRSPKDKFIVKDDRTKDTVWWGDINIPFDPDKFDALHDKMLKFLENKKVYVRDAYAGADKTYRLNLRVVNTQAWHNLFCYNMFLRPEKYKLESFEPTFTIINAPEFEADPEIDGTRQKNFAIINFSKNIILIGGTGYAGEMKKGIFSVLNYTLPTDHKVLSMHCSANMSEKADGDTAIFFGLSGTGKTTLSADENRGLIGDDEHGWTENGVFNFEGGCYAKTIDLTEEKEPQIYRAIKFGAIVENTRFFPGTRTVDYENTEVTQNTRTAYPIHHIDNSVSPSIGGIPKNIFFLTCDAYGVLPPISKLSKGQAMYHFISGYTAKVAGTEAGVTEPQTVFSACFGAPFLPLHPTQYAEMLGKKMDEQKVTVWMINTGWSGGPYGVGSRMKLKYTRAMITAALNGGLDEVGYRNHSIFGCAIPATCPDVPSEVLSPRETWKNDKGYYEMANKLANEFNGNFKKFEDFANDEIMAGAPKPNLSKV
- a CDS encoding peptidoglycan DD-metalloendopeptidase family protein, with the protein product MQIDQNILFPVMGEWLKSSNSTLLDFSNQNTDLLELDLQSTPAFNKYVFGFLEKKEKRYGYGGYLENRMIYQRSTHFQQGESRCMHLGIDVWAEAFHHLYAPLDSIVHSFADNNNFGDYGPTIILQHELNGKHFYTLYGHLSMKSLKNLKKGDEIKKGQKFSELGPYPENGDWPPHLHFQLIRDMADKSGDFPGVCAPSELEEFKKVCPDPNVFILKTSS
- a CDS encoding NADP-dependent oxidoreductase, with the translated sequence MKALQITGYGEIAKNVEFREIDKPKVNDHQVLIEIHAASINPIDHKIIEGAMKNISKLSFPAPIGFDVAGKIIDKGEKVMDFNFGDEVFARVPTAAPGTFAEMIAVDHQAVCQKPSNFSYIEAASIPLVGLTTVQSFEKAKLKEGEKVLIHAGSGGVGTFAIQYAKARGAYVYTTTSTKNVDWVKDLGADRVIDYKKENYLEIAKDVDIVYDTLGGEYTKDAFKILKTGGRVVSIAGDPDDETAKNLGLNGLIRFALKLKRYKIDKLAKEKKAIYKFIMMHADGAQLNDIKELIESNYISAVIDKEYSFLKVVTALRDVQRGHTKGKVVVNMK
- a CDS encoding alpha/beta hydrolase family protein, producing the protein MKKLSSIALFTILSSALWAQNIEGKWQGLLKLQEIELTIVFNIMEQEDTLAATMDSPDQGAFGLAVQKISFQDNQLEMKMSMPSIQYEGILNSKGEIEGTFKQAGAEFPLVLTQNEIRKSIKKKPQDPIEPFPYRSQEIIFENSVADIKLAGTLTMPSEGDTFPAVVLISGSGPQDRNEALLGHKPFLVLSDHLTRQGIAVLRFDDRGTAESEGDFSAATSADFKTDVAAAVDYLKSQMQIRSIGLIGHSEGGIIAPMLAAESEDVDFIVLMAGTGIRGDELLVRQSELIGRAAGMKEVELKKARDFNRGAYAAVVNNSNDETVKQDLRKYLEESVAKNPELATANGLTEQIFVDQILAQLTSPWMMYFLKYDPAEALKKVDCPVLAVIGEKDLQVPAKVNLEAIEKALKAGGNSQYTVKKLEKLNHLFQEAETGAPSEYANIEQTIAPEALELISDWILQQVK